In Capsicum annuum cultivar UCD-10X-F1 chromosome 11, UCD10Xv1.1, whole genome shotgun sequence, one genomic interval encodes:
- the LOC124888973 gene encoding uncharacterized protein LOC124888973 yields MAIECPDIVESSRLTLAIVGNVESLAVVDMCGEDVIADCYNVVGKMKQKYKNKATLISVMHNYAIKHMFNFIAEGSDKQSYVFMCKSPECSWLFKASQHATIAFVAGIAAPKLLNHKRIITPSDIIEDIKGKIGLDIDCRKVWRAKERALKILRGSVVVVDDSHISGPYKGTFISASTLDGAAIARHILPLTYGVVDSENDSSWTWFFQQFKCAFEERDNMCVVSNRVESIIKAVNVVYPSIPHFACVWHLWNNVCTNYRKSKDKLTSKFFAMAKVYKLYDFDDLMERMMTSNNAECINSRLVEVRELPILDFLEQVRILFSVWNRKNRDRSSFLAKTHWEVRKSTTYIYGVYEEEEKYIVWLDNRTCNCGIFQLDEIPYAHTIAVSKSKHVKKMKSYCFDYYKKERLVKTYKMPLCPMPDRRD; encoded by the exons ATGGCAATTGAGTGCCCTGATATTGTTGAGTCATCTAGACTTACACTAGCTATAGTTGGTAATGTTGAATCACTGGCAGTTGTTGATATGTGCGGTGAAGATGTAATAGCTGATTGCTATAACGTCGTTGGGAAAATGAAACAAAAGTACAAAAACAAGGCAACTCTCATTTCGGTAATGCATAACTATGCAATCAAACACATGTTCAATTTCATAGCTGAGGGATCTGATAAACAGAG TTATGTGTTTATGTGCAAATCTCCGGAATGTAGCTGGTTATTCAAGGCCTCAC AGCATGCAACAATTGCTTTTGTAGCTGGCATAGCGGCTCCAAAGTTGTTGAACCATAAAAGAATAATCACACCAAGTGACATTATTGAAGATATAAAAGGGAAAATTGGTTTGGACATAGATTGCAGGAAGGTGTGGCGTGCTAAAGAACGTGCTTTAAAGATATTGAGAGG GTCTGTTGTGGTAGTAGACGATAGTCACATAAGTGGACCATATAAAGGAACATTCATTTCAGCTAGCACACTTGATGGAGCAGCTATTGCCC GTCATATATTGCCGCTTACATATGGGGTTGTAGATTCTGAGAATGATTCCTCCTGGACATGGTTTTTCCAGCAATTTAAGTGTGCTTTCGAAGAGCGCGATAATATGTGTGTTGTCTCTAATAGAGTTGAAAGCATAATCAAGGCAGTTAATGTGGTCTATCCAAGTATACCACATTTTGCATGTGTTTGGCATCTTTGGAATAATGTCTGCACTAATTATAGAAAAAGTAAGGACAAGCTGACCAGCAAATTTTTTGCCATGGCTAAAGTGTACAAGTTGTATGATTTTGATGACCTTAT GGAAAGGATGATGACTTCCAACAATGCAGAATGTATCAACTCTCGTCTTGTTGAGGTACGTGAACTgccaattttagattttcttgaacaGGTCAGAATCTTATTTAGTGTGTGGAATCGCAAAAATAGAGATCGGTCTAGCTTTCTTGCTAAAACTCATTGGGAG gttAGGAAATCAACTACCTACATATACGGTgtgtatgaagaagaagaaaaatacatAGTTTGGTTGGATAATAGGACATGCAACTGTGGTATTTTTCAGCTCGACGAGATACCATACGCGCACACTATTGCTGTTTCGAAAAGCAAACATGTAAAGAAAATGAAGTCATACTGTTTTGATTACTACAAGAAGGAGAGACTAGTCAAGACTTATAAAATGCCATTGTGTCCAATGCCCGATAGACGAGATTGA